In one window of Allorhodopirellula heiligendammensis DNA:
- a CDS encoding right-handed parallel beta-helix repeat-containing protein — protein sequence MTFQFSKRVRKASQRSRRRLMVAEALESRAMLTTFYVSGYTGAPAPGDGSIDSPFATISEGVAAAMQNSEADEIIVAPRVTGAPYDETVTFLDKGNDRSAITIRGATGDREDVRLTAGNGAGILADAAIELTIKDLSVDNPNSAGIRVIDGDVTVENVRVTGSVWNSGIVHQQGDLTVRDSLLEDNYQGLWSAELRDSSGAVIGYPGNLTVENTVSRNNNAQGIYMRNSTGNVLLRDIDASSNVMNGIVVTNNPSVTIEGGTFQDNGRSGAAVIESTGVAISGAQFTNNLDSGLWVSRSDSLSIETSQLIGNSVVGTWFIDSPAPTISEVLVTGNAEGGIRIDGADGVAINEATVTGNGSIVSTTNVGGGGIHITPATAAAIVISNSRVSDNETRGNGGGIEVWAYNYPFNREFLSNVTISNTVVTGNQIAPDVNRHGGGIALFGPIRTTIDEVMISGNTARGTAGLHAFSGYASLEGPLSLAVTDSTIADNVALREGPGIGAGSAGLFHGNGEFHISGTTITGNDGGNAGGVYLQASFGEISNTTISGNNGVLTGGLVSTGGPDVTTLLHVTIVDNYGANSGGITSTTRQMQIGNSVIANNTSGDPIGSPNTAPSRNMAGVLTSLNGNFFAEAWQVNVVGGGQDQIGTLTAPLDPMLGPLQANGGSTLTHAPLPGSPLVDAGNDSISDSLHIDQRGAARRQGDAVDVGAVEQSIYVADVEGPQKRINLNAWDKGNKTVTLVVHSTDELDAGLVDVTTISWASAAVHKSSFRDVDGDGDLDLVLEFKLSETDLVDRYRDAMAVDPSENDQTVAVPLTGRASDGLRITGSADVDLRMTGKALRDVLDSIS from the coding sequence ATGACGTTTCAATTTAGCAAGCGCGTTCGGAAAGCATCTCAGCGTTCCCGTCGCCGGTTGATGGTCGCGGAGGCCCTGGAATCTCGGGCGATGCTGACCACGTTCTATGTTTCCGGATACACCGGTGCGCCTGCGCCGGGCGACGGTTCGATCGACTCACCCTTTGCCACCATTAGCGAAGGTGTTGCAGCGGCGATGCAGAACTCCGAAGCGGATGAAATCATTGTTGCCCCGCGTGTGACAGGTGCGCCGTACGATGAAACCGTGACGTTCTTAGACAAGGGCAATGACCGTTCGGCGATCACGATCCGAGGTGCCACGGGTGATCGAGAGGACGTGCGACTGACGGCGGGAAATGGGGCGGGGATACTCGCAGATGCAGCCATCGAACTGACGATCAAAGACCTCAGCGTTGACAATCCGAACAGCGCAGGCATCCGCGTCATTGACGGGGATGTCACCGTAGAAAATGTGCGGGTGACTGGTTCGGTTTGGAACAGTGGAATCGTTCATCAACAAGGCGACCTGACGGTACGCGACAGTCTGCTCGAGGACAACTACCAAGGGCTATGGTCTGCCGAACTGAGAGACTCCAGTGGAGCGGTGATTGGCTACCCGGGTAACCTCACCGTGGAGAATACCGTTTCTCGCAACAATAATGCGCAAGGCATCTATATGCGCAACTCGACGGGCAACGTGCTCCTGCGTGACATCGATGCATCCAGCAATGTCATGAATGGAATTGTCGTCACTAACAATCCGTCGGTCACGATCGAAGGTGGTACGTTTCAAGATAACGGACGATCGGGGGCCGCTGTCATTGAAAGTACTGGAGTTGCTATTTCCGGAGCTCAGTTTACAAACAATCTGGATTCAGGCCTGTGGGTAAGTAGGAGTGACTCTCTCAGCATTGAGACAAGCCAACTGATTGGAAACAGTGTTGTCGGCACTTGGTTCATCGACTCGCCCGCGCCCACCATTTCGGAGGTTTTAGTCACCGGGAACGCTGAAGGCGGGATTCGTATCGACGGGGCTGACGGCGTTGCGATTAACGAAGCGACAGTGACCGGGAATGGAAGTATCGTATCGACGACCAATGTCGGTGGTGGAGGCATTCACATCACACCGGCGACTGCGGCGGCAATCGTGATTTCGAATTCACGAGTCAGCGACAATGAGACGCGTGGCAACGGCGGGGGGATCGAGGTTTGGGCATACAACTATCCGTTTAATCGGGAGTTTCTCTCAAACGTGACGATTTCGAACACAGTGGTCACTGGAAATCAGATCGCGCCAGATGTCAATCGACATGGCGGCGGAATTGCCTTGTTCGGGCCCATCAGAACCACGATTGACGAGGTGATGATTAGTGGCAACACGGCTCGAGGTACCGCTGGACTGCATGCGTTCAGTGGATACGCATCGCTGGAAGGTCCCTTGAGCCTAGCCGTTACGGACTCAACGATCGCGGACAACGTTGCGCTTCGCGAGGGGCCTGGGATTGGTGCGGGATCTGCAGGCCTATTTCATGGTAACGGCGAATTTCATATCTCGGGGACGACGATCACTGGCAATGATGGAGGGAACGCCGGTGGAGTCTATCTGCAAGCCTCGTTTGGCGAAATTAGCAACACGACGATCTCTGGCAACAATGGCGTTTTGACCGGTGGGCTTGTCTCAACCGGCGGACCAGACGTGACGACGCTTCTACACGTCACCATCGTCGACAACTACGGCGCAAATAGTGGAGGGATCACGTCAACGACCCGACAAATGCAGATCGGTAATTCGGTGATTGCCAACAACACGTCGGGTGATCCGATCGGGAGCCCCAATACAGCTCCATCTCGGAACATGGCAGGCGTGCTTACGTCGCTCAATGGCAATTTCTTCGCCGAGGCGTGGCAGGTGAATGTGGTTGGCGGTGGCCAAGACCAGATTGGAACCTTAACGGCGCCACTGGATCCAATGCTCGGACCTCTGCAAGCGAACGGTGGCTCCACGTTGACACATGCGCCCCTACCCGGCAGCCCGTTGGTGGATGCCGGTAATGATTCGATCAGCGACTCCTTGCACATCGATCAACGCGGCGCTGCACGTCGTCAAGGCGATGCAGTAGACGTTGGAGCAGTTGAACAATCCATCTATGTCGCCGACGTTGAGGGACCGCAGAAGCGAATTAATCTTAACGCTTGGGATAAAGGCAATAAGACAGTGACGTTGGTGGTGCACTCAACCGATGAGCTCGATGCCGGTCTCGTTGATGTGACAACGATCTCATGGGCTTCAGCAGCGGTTCACAAGAGCAGCTTCCGAGATGTTGATGGCGATGGTGATCTCGATCTTGTTCTCGAGTTTAAACTGAGCGAGACCGATTTGGTCGACCGCTACCGAGACGCGATGGCAGTTGATCCATCAGAAAACGATCAGACCGTCGCTGTACCGTTGACCGGCAGGGCGAGTGATGGGTTGCGCATCACCGGAAGTGCCGATGTCGATTTGCGGATGACGGGCAAAGCGCTGCGTGACGTATTGGATTCGATCTCGTAA